The following nucleotide sequence is from Paenibacillus andongensis.
CAAGTTCTACACTCCCTTTTTCATCCAGATGGCGACCAAAAGTTTAGTATTTGCCGTCTTCCGATCGGGGCAAGCGATTATGCACTCGAGTGGTACAGTCTAAATGAGACAGACGGAGATCTGAAAATGAAGCATTTCTCCATCGAGAGGGATCTGAAGTACTTGATTCCGTATATCAAAGAAGCTTTAAGCTATAATCCGGATTTGAAGTTTTTCGCCTCCCCTTGGAGCCCTCCAACTTGGATGAAGTTCCCAAGAGTCTATAACTATGGCACATTACGCTGGGAAAAAGAAATACTAGAAGCCTACGCGCTTTATTTCGTTAAATATGTAGAAGCTTACCGCAATGAAGGGATTACGATTCATCAAATTCACGTTCAAAACGAAGTTGTCGCTGATCAAAAATTTCCATCCTGCTTGTGGACAGGGGAACAGCTTCGCGATTTCATTCGGGATTATTTAGGACCTGCTTTCGAGAAGCATGGGATCGATGCTGAAATTTGGCTGGGAACGATTAATGCGCCGGAGCCGTGGCAGGAATGGTTGAAAAAATCGTCGTCGGATTTCAATGCCTATGCTTTTACCGTGCTGAGTGATCCTGAGGCTTATAAGTATATTAAAGGTGTCGGCTACCAATGGGCCGGAAAATACGGCATCCAACGAACCGTTCAAAGCTATCCGGAGCTTCGTTACATGCAGACGGAAAATGAATGTGGAGACGGCACGAATACGTGGGATTATGCCAAATATATTTTTAATTTATATCAGCACTATTTTACAAACGGCGTGAACGCCTATATTTATTGGAACATGGTGCTTGAGCCGAAGGGACGCAGCACATGGGGCTGGGAGCAAAACTCAATGATTACGGTAGATCCAGCGACTAAGGCAGCGACTTACAACCCAGAATACTATGTGATGAAGCACTTTTCCCACTTTATAGCTCCAGAATCTACACGCTTAGGTTTAAAAGGTCCATGGACCGGAAATGCGCTTGCATTTGAAAAGCCGAACGGGGAAAAAGTGGTCGTGATCGCCAATCCTTTTGCAGAATCCAAGGTTGTTTGTATTTCAGATGGGACAAGGGTTCATACATTTGAACTTGAACCAGACTCATTCAATACAATTGTGTTTAGTGGAGGAAATGGACGATGAAAGAGCTGCTGTATGGTGTAGCGTATTATAGGGAATACATGCCCTATGAACGATTGGATCAAGATATCCAGATGATGAAGGATGCCGGAATTAATCTGGTGCGAATTGCTGAGTCGACTTGGAGTACGCATGAACCGCAGAATGGGGTATTTGAGTTCACGCATGTCGATCGGGTGCTCAATGCGATGCATGAAGCGGGTATTAAGGTCATCGTAGGAACTCCCACGTATGCGATTCCCACTTGGATGGTGAAGGAGCATCCGGACGTTTTGGCTGTAACCCCGAAGGGGCCGGGACGTTATGGCGCTCGTCAAATTATGGACATTACGAACCCAACGTATTTGTTTTATGCTGAAAGGATCATCCGTAAGCTGATCGGGCATGTCCAACATCACCCTGCGATTATCGGTTATCAGGTAGATAATGAGACTAAACATTATCAGACGGCAGGTTCCAACGTCCAGTTCATGTTCGTGAAGTACATGAAAGATAAGTTTGGAACCCTAGAACGCCTTAATGAGGAATTCGGGCTGGACTACTGGAGCAACCGAATTAACAGTTGGGAGGACTTTCCTTCTGTCGTTGGAACGATCAACGGCAGTCTAGGAGCGGAGTTCGCCCGATTCCAAAGGAAGCTCGTTACTGATTTTCTTTCTTGGCAAGCTGCTATCGTGAATGAATATAAACGATCAGGTCAATTCGTCACGCATAATTTTGATTTCGAATGGAGAGGTCACTCCTTCGGTGTCCAACCGGATGTAGACCATTTTGCTGCGTCGGCGTCTTTGGATATCGCTGGAGTCGATATCTATCACCCTTCCCAAGATGAGTTGACTGGAACCGAAATTTCGTTTGGCGGAGACGTTACCCGTTCTCTGAAAGGAACCAACTATTTCGTGTTGGAAACTCAGGCGCAAGCTTTTCCTAACTGGACTCCTTACCCGGGACAATTAAGGCTTCAAGCATTCAGCCATCTGGCCTCTGGGGCGAACATGGTCTCTTATTGGCACTGGCATTCGATCCACAATTCCGCTGAAACCTACTGGAAGGGCTTGCTAAGCCACGACTTGGCGTCGAATCCCGTTTATGAAGAAGCCAAGACCATTGGCAGAGATTTTGATCGATTGTCGCCGCATCTTGTGAATCTGCAGAAATCGAATCGGGTTGCGATGCTGGTCAGCAATGAGGCTTTGACGGCGATGGAATGGTTTCCTTTGCCTGGGCGTCAAGTCAACTATAACGATATTGTTCGGCTTATGTACGATGAGTTATATAAAATGAATATCGGCTGCGATATCGTTCATCCGGACAGTCATACGTTTGAGAATTATGAGCTGATTCTTGTTCCGGCACTGTATGCAGCGTCAGATGAGCTGCTGGAGCGGTTGAATGCTTTCGTCAGAAATGGCGGGCATGTCGTGTACACGTTTAAAAGCGGCTTTACCAACGAACATGTCAAAGTCCGCACTACACATCAACCTGGCGCTATCGATGAAGCTTGCGGTATTCGCTACAGTATGTTTGTGGAGCCGAAATCCGTTTCATTCAAGGGTGACCCATTTGAAGTTGGACCTGAGGACAACGCAGTGAACACATGGATGGAACTGCTTACTCCTACGACAGCAGAGGTAGTAGCCTATTATGACCATCCTCACTGGGGAGCGTATGCGGCTATAACAAAGAATCGCTACGGGAAAGGTACTACGACTTATATTGGTTGTTTGCCGAGCGCTGCCGTGATGAGCAAGGTGCTGGAAAAGGCGGTCTATGATGCCGGACTATGGGGGAAGGATCAGGATATCCACTATCCCCTTATTGTGAAATCGGGCGTTAATGACCAAGGGAAGACGGTTCGTTACTATTTCAATTACTCGGATCGTACCGAGACGTTGAAGTACCCGCATGCGGAGGGGAAAGAATTGTTGAGCGGACAGGCTGTGAAGCAAGGTGAGGTCAGGGAGCTGACTCGCTGGGGAATTGCGATTATTGAGGAAGCGTAACTGCTGAGGTTATACGAAGAAGACTGCCTAGAGGGGCAGTCTTTCTTTATGTATTGGTTAAGTCATCGAGGCGGGTATGATTTAGCGGAACGAGAGTTCGTTATTATGTCAAAATGGTGGGCATATCAACATTTGACGGAACGTGGACCTTTTCACCTAGTCTATCGGTGCCTGATTTACGCGCGAGGACAGTCTCTCGATGAAATGCGTATCAACCTTGATTTTAGTGCCGGCACTTTGCTCTAATTCAATCGATTCAATAAGCAGATCCACAGCGAGATAAGCCATTCTTTGTTTCTCCACATGGACGGTCGTTAATTCTGGTGAAACAATGACCGCTTCGGAGATGTTGTCAAAACCGATAACAGACACGTCATCCGGTATACGGTATCCGAGCTCCTGAAGCGTCTTCATAGCGCTGATGGCGATATAATCGCATTCGCAAAATAGCGCGGTCGGCAAACGATGCCCTTCCTTCAGGAACGCTAGCAACTGAGCTTTGAGCGCATCTTGGGAGGATAGAATGGTAGGCGCTACGGAAAATCTATGGGTATTCAGAATCTCCCTGCCATGTTCTTGGATAGCTGAAGTAAAGCCACGCTTTCTCTCCTCGAAATTATGAATTCTCACATTCGATTCAATATAGCCAATATCAGTATGTCCTATCTCACAGAGATGAGTGCCGGCCTGATAAGCGCCCATAAAATTGTTAATCTCTACAAAATGAATAGGCAGCGTATCAAAGCAAGTGTCCAAAACTACAAGAGGCGATTGAAGATTATTGGCAATATCTGCGATTTGCTCCCTATTTAAGTTCGTACCTAGAAGGACGATTCCATTGCTCTTTTTTTCCTCTGCAACCATCCGAATATCCCTCTCCAAAAACTCCATATCGATGGAGGAAAAAAGTAAGGAATAGCCTTTCGTACGGCAACGTTCCTCTATGAATTGGATAAGTTCCCTAAAGAATGGCTGTTGATAAAACTGCTCTAGTACGATGCCAGAGTTTGAAATGACTAAAAAGGTAAGCGATTTAGCTGTATGGTCAATGGATGGGGATTTTGCTCTAGGGAGGTATCCGCTTTCCTGTGCGATTTGCAGGATGCGTTCACGGGTTTCTGGGCTGATTCCAGGCTTCCCGCTGAAAGCAAAGGATACGGCAGATTTGGAAACGCCTGCTAATTTCGCAATATCTTCCATCTTCATTATCGGGTTCCTCATTTCATGTTAACTAATTCGTTAAGTAAGTTTAGTTTACAACGATTGATAAACATATACAAGTTGAATTATATTTGTTTAGTTAAGTTTAGTGAGATATAAACTAAATTTTATTTTAAAATAGCTAAAATAAGTCGTTGACACCAGAATTTTAGGGTGATAGGATGATTTCATAAAGAAAGTTAAGTAAATTGTTTATATCATTAAATACTAAAATAAAAGTTAAGTTTAGTTGGTCTGTTGTATTCATTACTACTGTGTTTAGTTGTTTATTCATCCGTTTATCATTTGATTTTTAGAGGAGAGACATATCATGAAGAAGTTTAAGTTGGGCTACGCCCCTACCCGTCGTTTTGTATTTAGCGCTGAAGATGCTTTCAAGTATAAGGTTCAAATCCGGGAGAAAATCGAAAGCTTCGGTTTGGACATCGACATCGTGGATTTGGAGGGTCTGAATTCCGAGGGGCTGCTTTATGACGACCATATCAATGCAGATGCGATTATTGAACGTTTTAAAGAGGAAAAGGTGGATGCCGTCTTTTTTCCGCATTGCAACTTTGGTACCGAGGATACCGTAGCCCGGGTTGGTAAAGCGCTTGGAAAGCCGGTGTTGTTATGGGGACCTCGCGATGAATCGCCTCTTGAGGACGGTATGCGGTTGAGGGATACCCAATGTGGGCTATTCGCCACAGGTAAAGTGCTGCGCCGTTTTAATGTGCCTTTTACGTATGTGACGAACAGTCGGGTGAATGATCCGGTATTTGAACGTGGGTTTACCAATTTCATTGCTGCTGCGAACGTGGTTCGTCAAATGCGCAACTTGCGTATTTTGCAAATTGGGCCTCGGCCAGCTTCTTTCTTAACGATGATGTGCAACGAGGGGGAGCTGCTGGAGCGATTTGGCATCGAGATTCATCCCATTACACTGGTTGATATTCAACGGACATCGAAGCAGATTGAAAAAGGAAACAGCGTTGAGCTGAATGAAGCCATTACATACATCAAAGAAAAGCTTGATTATAGCGAAGTAACTGAGGATGATGTGAAACGCATTGCTGCCCTGAAAGTAGCTATGAAACAATACGCAACCAAAACCGGAAGCACAGCTATCGCAATCCAGTGTTGGTCTTCTCTTCAAGATGCTATGGGAATTATGCCTTGTCTGGCTAATGCGATTCTAACGGATGAGCAGATTCCGGTAACCTGCGAAACCGACATTCACGGAGCGATTACCTCCATCATGGTGCAGGCAGCTTCGATGAATCAAGCTCCGACATTCTTCGCTGATTTGACGGTCCGTCATCCTGAGAATCCGAACGGAGAACTGCTCTTTCACTGCGGTAATTTCCCTGTCTCTCTCTCGGTTGAGGATAAGCCGAAGCTGCGCAAGCACTTCTTGTTCGATGACCATGCGCCAGGTACACACGAAGGGGAAATCAAAGGCGGCGGAATAACCTTGGCCCGTTTTGACGGTGACCATGGGGAATATCAATTATTTTTAGGTCGTGCACAAGGTATCCAAGGTCCTTATACACGCGGTTCCTATGTCTGGGTGGAAGTCAATGACTGGCCGTTATGGGAAGAGAAGTTGGTGAAAGGTCCTTACGTTCATCATGCCGTTGGTATTCATGCTAACGTGATTCCCGCGCTTTATGAAGCGTGCCAATATATACCGGGTCTTTCCCCGGATCCAGTGGATCCGACTGTGCAAGAAATTCAGGCGTGGCTGCGTGGCTCTGATCTATAAACAAAGCTTGCGAAGCCAGTTTATCTGGCAAAACCACTAAGGAGGGCCCAATGAACCATACAGAACTGAAAGCAAAAGCCATCCAGATCCGAATGGATCTGCTGAAGATGATACACGGAGCCAAGACAGGACATACTGGAGGCTCCCTCAGCAATACGGATATTTTGACGGCCTTATACTATAAAATTATGAAAATCGATCAACAGAATCCGAAATGGTCTGAGCGGGACCGCTTCATCGCTAGCAAGGGGCACTCTGTGGAATCACTTTGGTGCATCCTCGCAGACCTAGGATTTTTCCCGAAAGAAGAGCTTGGGACCTTCAGTCAGTTCGGTACACGTTTAATCGGCCATCCTAACAATAAGGTGCCTGGGATTGAAATGAATACCGGTGCTCTTGGGCATGGGCTTGCTATTTCGGTAGGTATGGCGCTTGCGGCTAAACGAGATGGTAAAAGCTATCGGGTATTTTGCCTCATGGGTGATGGTGAGCAGGCAGAAGGCTCTGTCTGGGAAGCAGCTATGGCTGGTCCCCATTTCAAGCTTGACAATCTCGTAGGTATTATTGACCGAAATCGCCTGCAAATCAGCGGCAGCACGGAAGAAGTCATGGGGCTTGAGCCACTAGAAGAGAAGTGGGCGGCATTTGGTTGGAATGTTGTTTCCATTGACGGAAACGATATGGATTCACTGGTTGAGGCTTTCGGGGCGGTGCCAACTGTACCTGAAAAACCTACCTTGGTCATGGCCAATACGGTGAAAGGCAAAGGTGTTTCCTTTGCTGAAAATAATCCTGCTTGGCACCATCATGTGCCGAACGATTCACAGCTTTCGCAAGCCTTGGCAGAACTCTCAGCGGCGCTTGAGTTATTGAAACATGAAGGGCAGGTGCGCTAAACATGAACACGATCCCTAACCGTCAGGTTATTTGCGAGACACTCATGAATTTGGCTGAAACCGATCAAGATATTATGGTTCTCACCAGTGATTCTCGAGGTTCAGCGGCTATGGCGCCTTTTGCCAAGGTGTTCCCAAATCAATTCGTTGAGGTTGGCATCGCTGAGCAAAATATTGTTGGCATATCGGCTGGTCTAGCTCATAGCGGGAAGAAACCTTTTGTCACTTCGCCTGCTTGTTTCCTAAGTATGCGCAGCATTGAGCAGATCAAAGTGGATGTGGCCTATTCTGGAACCAACGTGAAGCTTGTTGGCATAAGCGGCGGAGTCAGCTATGGCGCCCTGGGTATGTCACACCATTCGGTTCAGGATATAGCTGTAGCGCGGGCAATTCCGGGACTTGCGGTAGTATTGCCAGCCGATCGTCACGAAACGAAGAGAATGACAGAGGCTTTAGTTAGGCACGAAGGCGGTGTTTATGTTCGTATTGGTAGAAATGCTGTAGAGGATGTTTACGAATCCGATGACTATGAATTCGTCATTGGCAAAGCGGTGACGTTGCGTGATGGCACGGATCTGACGATCATTGCTGCAGGGGAAACCGTTCGGGTGGCACTTGATACGGAGAAAGCTCTCCGAGAGGTTGGTGTATCCTGTCGCGTCATCAATATGCACACGATTAAGCCGTTAGACGAAGAAGCGATCATTCGGGCTGCAGGGGAAACGGGGCATATCATTACGGTAGAGGAGCACAGTATCTTCGGCGGGCTCGGTGCAGCAGTTGCAGAAGTAGTCGTCCAGCATCAACCCGTTCCGATGCGTCTTATCGGCATTCCGGATGAGCCGGCCATCGCGGGCAAAAGCTCGGAAGTATTCAAGCATTACGGGATCCACGCAGATAATCTCAAACGTGTAGCGCTTGAGATGATTGGAAAGTAGGTGGGCAGCTCATGATTGAAACCTATATCCTAGCCATAGATCAAAGTACATCGGGTACGAAGGCCTTGATCGTAGATCGTTCCGGACGTATTATCGCTCGCAGTACGGCCGAACATAAGCAGAGTTATCCGCAGCCTGGCTGGGTGGAGCACGATCCAGTTGAGATTTATGACAATGTCAAAAGAACAGCTCATTATGCCATGGGATTGGCCGGTATTAAAACCGATCAGTTAGCCGGACTGACCATCACCAATCAGAGAGAAACAGCCGTGGTTTGGGATCGAACATCAGGTCTGCCCGTCTATCCCGCTATCGTTTGGCAGTGTCAGCGGACAGCGGATCGATGCGCGGAGTATAAAGCTGCCAATATGGAAGAAATCGTTCGAGCCAAGACGGGCCTGCTCCTCGACCCTTACTTCTCTGCCACCAAGTGGGGATGGATATTGGAGCATGCAGAAGGTGCTAGGGAGAAACTCGAACAAGGAAAGCTTCTGGCTGGTACGATAGACAGTTGGCTCCTTTGGAAACTCACAGGGGGCAGCGTGCATGCCACTGACTTTACGAATGCTAGCCGAACGTCATTATTCAATATCCATACATTAGAGTGGGACACAGAATTATGTAAATGGTTCCAGGTTCCATCTGCCTTACTGCCTGAGGTTAAATCGTCAGATGAGATTTTCGGCTATACGCAGGATCCAGCGTTGTTCTCTGCAAAGATTCCTATCTCTGGCATCATAGGCGACTCTCAAGCTGCTTTATTTGGCAATCAATGCTTTGATGCCGGTATGGCCAAAGCAACTTATGGAACCGGCACCTCCGTACTCATGAACATCGGTGAGAAGCATGATCAGCTTGGAAATGGCTTGGTGACGACCATTGCATGGGGGATGAGCGGCAAGATCACCTATGCGCTTGAAGCTATTATCCGCACCTCCGGCGATACGATTAAATGGGTTCGCGACCAACTGGGCCTCTTTAGCAGTTTTGAGGAGATGGAGGAATTGCTAGCTCAAGCTCCGAATAACGAAGGTGTCTATCTAGTTCCGGCGTTCGTCGGACTAGGCGCTCCTTACTGGGACCCCTATGCCCGGGCGGCCATTATGGGGATGAGCAGGGGAAGTGGAAGGTCGCACATCATCCGTGCAGCGCTTGAAAGCATTGCCTATCAAGTCAAGGATGCGGTAGAGTTGATGCAAGCTGAATCCGGCATCAGGCTGAAAGAACTGCGAGCAGATGGTGGCGCTTCCGATAATATCACGCTTATGCAATTTCAAGCAGATGTTCTGGAACGCAGCGTCATCAAATCGGAGGTTGCCGAGCTTTCCGCGATGGGTTCCGTTTATTTGGGAGGGTTAGGGGTCGGTTATTGGTTATCGCTCGAAGAGATTAAGAACCGAAGCCAAGCTTATTCCGTTTATGAGTCAAAGATGCAGGAAAACATACGTGAGCAGCATATCAACGGATGGAACCGTGCCGTAGATTCGGTACTAAACAAGAAGACGGAGGCCTAGATCATGACGTTTAGTGAAAATTCGAAGATCGGTCAAATTTGGGAGAATACAGCAGGTCGAGCCGTGCTTTTGAAATATTTACCTCATCTCAAAGATTCCCCATTTCTTTCGTTCATTAAGAAAAATACGCTGCCCTCATACGCTGCGTTCAATCCAGCTTGGTCAATAGCTCCGGAATTGCTGGAGTCGATGCTCACGGAATTGTCACTAATCGAAGTTGAAACAGAAACGGATGTAGATATCACACCAGCGCTCGATTATGAGAACGAATCCGTAGCTCTGGGGTCGGCGAGAATCAATGCGCCCAATCAAATCGACAAATGGGGCGTCTACGAGCTAACGCTTCAAGGGCCTCAACATGGAAATCCGTTCGTGGATGTAAGCTTGGGGGCTGAATTCAGCTTTGAAGGCCGTGTTGTCCGAACCCTAGGTTTTTATGACGGGGAAGGAATTTATCGGATCCGTTTTATGCCGGATGTGGAAGGTACGTGGATGTACAGAACCAACAGCAACGCGCGCTCCCTTAGTGGACTTACAGGGCAATTTATATGCATAGCCCAGGCTGAGGGGAGTCATGGACCGGTACGGGTCAAGAATACCTTCCATTTCGCTTACGAGGACGGGACGCCATATATTCCGGTCGGGACCACCAGTTACGTCTGGACCCATCAAGGCGATGAGTTGGAGGAAGAGACGTTAGCTACGCTTAAAACCGCCCCGTTCAATAAGATGCGTATGTGCGTCTTCCCGAAATCCTACCAGTTCAACGCGAATGAGCCGGTGTATTACCCTTACGAGGGCTCCGTGGAAGAAGGTTGGGATTATACCCGATTCAATCCTGCCTTCTTTCAGCACTTGGAAAATAGAATCGCTGATCTTGGGAAGCTTGGCATCGAAGCTGACTTGATTTTATTCCATGGTTATGACCGCTGGGGTTTCTCCGAAATGTCCAAATCCGCAGATGACCGTTACCTGCGTTATTTGACGGCTCGGTTATCGGCTTATCGTCATGTCTGGTGGTCACTCGCGAATGAATACGATTTGATGTGGAAAAAGGAGACCGAAGATTGGGAACGCTTCGCTGAGATCGTAACGGAGAATGATCCGTATCATCATTTGATCTCCATTCACAATTGTTTCGGCTTCTACGATTACAATCGGCCTTGGATCACTCATTGCAGTATACAGCGGGTCGATGTTTACCGGACTGCGGAAAATACCAACGATTGGCGGGAGCAGTGGCAGAAGCCAATTGTCATTGACGAATGCGCGTATGAAGGGAACATTGATCAGGGTTGGGGGAACATTTCCGGACAGGAAATGGTGCGCCGCTTCTGGGAAGGCGCCATTCGAGGCGGTTATGTCGGTCACGGTGAAACCTATTTGCATGACGAGGACATCCTATGGTGGTCGAAGGGTGGGAAACTGTACGGGAGCAGCCCTGAACGGATCGGTTTCCTACGCAAAATCATGGAAGAGGGACCAGCAGAAGGTCTAAATCCGTTAAAGTCCGAGTGGGATGTTCCTTCAGCCGGCATTCCCGATGAATATTACTTGTACTACTACGGCTTTAACCAACCTAGTTTCAGAAATTACAACATGAAGCCAGGCGTCCGTTACAAAGTGGATGTTATCGACACATGGAATATGACCATCCAAGAGCAGGCTGGGACCTATGAGGGAGCCTTCCGGATTGAGCTGCCTGGGACACCGTATATAGCCGTTAGATTACGGAAGATATAGAGTTTTAAGCGACAACAATAATGGCATGCAAGCTGACAACAGTTTGGCATGTCATTTTTTTTCAATGAAAGAGGTTACATCGCAGGGTGATTTGTTCCTGTCTTCGTTGTACAATAGGGAGACCTTACACCTTATAGAGGAGAGCGTCTTCATGCGAAAACTGAAATTATGGCTGAACTCCTTGCGTTTCAAGCTTTTCTCTGGGTTATTATTCACGATTGTTCCACTTATCGTCGTTCTGCTTGTTATCAACTATTACTCGGCTCAAGTCGTTCGCAACCAAGTGGCCCAGTCCAATAAAAACATGCTGAGCTTATACATGGGGCAGATTGATCGCAATTTGCAGGAAGTGGACAACTTTTTGATCAACTTATCACAAACGAATTTGGATTTACTTGATTTGGATACGGACAGGATTGCGAACGAAAATAATTATATGAAAGCCAAGCTTCGTCTGTTTCAAACGATCAACAACAGTGTCAGCTATTACAAGGGAATCGATTCGTTTTTTATATATTCCAGCCTAAACAAAGATTTGCTCATGACGCAAGGTTTTGGAAGCAGCTTTGATGAACGTAACCAGGTTGCAAATGAAATTGTAAGGATGCTGCAGGATAGCTCAGTGACTCCAAATGTTTATCAATGGTATACCTGGCAATCGGAAGGAAATCACTATGTCTATCATGTGATAAAAACCGGTGATGTCTATGTTGGGGCATGGGTAGATGCAAAGAAGCTGATGATCCCTCTTCAACTCATTGACCTGGGATCTAATGGTGCGGCGCTTCTGACCTCGGAACGACTAGAACCCATGAGTCACGGAGAATTAATTGCACAGAAAGGCATTCATTTAGCACTAACCAATCAGGCTTACACACTCTCGGGAACGAATGCGGATTATTTAGTTATGGGGGAACCGTCGAAGAAAGGAAACTTTTATTTATTCGCCTTAATTCCCGAGGAAACGGCTTTGGAGAAACTACCTTATTTACAACGTATTTCTTCCATCATATCGATTGGAGCCATCGTATTTCTGCTGATATTTGTCTTTTACATGAGAAAAGTGTTTTTGCTGCCGATCAATCGGATCATTCTGGCGATGAGAAAATTAGGCGATGGGCGTTGGAATTCGCAAATCGATCATTATCCGACCTCTACCGAGTTTAGTATGATGAATGAAACCTATAACCGGATGATCACTGAGATTCAACATTTGAAAATTAATGTCTATGAAGAAAAATTAATGCATCAGCAAGCGGAACTTAAGCATCTACAGCTTCAGATCAACCCTCACTTCTTTTTGAATTCACTGAACATCGTCTATAATCTGGCAACAGTAAAGGATTTTAAATTAATACAAGAGATGACGAAGTGTCTAGTTGCTTACTTCCGGTTTATGTTCCGAAGTACTTCCTATTTGGTAACACTCAAGGATGAACTGCTTCATACCCAGAACTACTTGCGTATTCAAGAGCTTCGATTTCCGGGGATTTTATCGTATCAGATTGAAGCGCCAGAAGCTGTTCTTTCACTGCAGATCCCTCCGCTTGTCATTCAGACGATGGTGGAGAATTCCATTAAACATGCGGTTAATATGGATGAACAGATTCGGATCGATATCCGCGTGAATACGCAGGAAGACGAAGAAAACCAATGGGTGGTTATTCATATCGAGGATACAGGAGCAGGCTTTCCGGATCCTATTTTGGAATTATTGAAAAGCAATATGGATTTGACTAGTGATGAAGGGGAACACATCGGGATCTGGAATGTCAAACGTAGACTACACTTGTTGTATGCCGATAAAGCCGCTATTGATTTCTATAATGAAGCCG
It contains:
- the glpK gene encoding glycerol kinase GlpK; translation: MIETYILAIDQSTSGTKALIVDRSGRIIARSTAEHKQSYPQPGWVEHDPVEIYDNVKRTAHYAMGLAGIKTDQLAGLTITNQRETAVVWDRTSGLPVYPAIVWQCQRTADRCAEYKAANMEEIVRAKTGLLLDPYFSATKWGWILEHAEGAREKLEQGKLLAGTIDSWLLWKLTGGSVHATDFTNASRTSLFNIHTLEWDTELCKWFQVPSALLPEVKSSDEIFGYTQDPALFSAKIPISGIIGDSQAALFGNQCFDAGMAKATYGTGTSVLMNIGEKHDQLGNGLVTTIAWGMSGKITYALEAIIRTSGDTIKWVRDQLGLFSSFEEMEELLAQAPNNEGVYLVPAFVGLGAPYWDPYARAAIMGMSRGSGRSHIIRAALESIAYQVKDAVELMQAESGIRLKELRADGGASDNITLMQFQADVLERSVIKSEVAELSAMGSVYLGGLGVGYWLSLEEIKNRSQAYSVYESKMQENIREQHINGWNRAVDSVLNKKTEA
- a CDS encoding DUF5605 domain-containing protein encodes the protein MTFSENSKIGQIWENTAGRAVLLKYLPHLKDSPFLSFIKKNTLPSYAAFNPAWSIAPELLESMLTELSLIEVETETDVDITPALDYENESVALGSARINAPNQIDKWGVYELTLQGPQHGNPFVDVSLGAEFSFEGRVVRTLGFYDGEGIYRIRFMPDVEGTWMYRTNSNARSLSGLTGQFICIAQAEGSHGPVRVKNTFHFAYEDGTPYIPVGTTSYVWTHQGDELEEETLATLKTAPFNKMRMCVFPKSYQFNANEPVYYPYEGSVEEGWDYTRFNPAFFQHLENRIADLGKLGIEADLILFHGYDRWGFSEMSKSADDRYLRYLTARLSAYRHVWWSLANEYDLMWKKETEDWERFAEIVTENDPYHHLISIHNCFGFYDYNRPWITHCSIQRVDVYRTAENTNDWREQWQKPIVIDECAYEGNIDQGWGNISGQEMVRRFWEGAIRGGYVGHGETYLHDEDILWWSKGGKLYGSSPERIGFLRKIMEEGPAEGLNPLKSEWDVPSAGIPDEYYLYYYGFNQPSFRNYNMKPGVRYKVDVIDTWNMTIQEQAGTYEGAFRIELPGTPYIAVRLRKI
- a CDS encoding sensor histidine kinase → MRKLKLWLNSLRFKLFSGLLFTIVPLIVVLLVINYYSAQVVRNQVAQSNKNMLSLYMGQIDRNLQEVDNFLINLSQTNLDLLDLDTDRIANENNYMKAKLRLFQTINNSVSYYKGIDSFFIYSSLNKDLLMTQGFGSSFDERNQVANEIVRMLQDSSVTPNVYQWYTWQSEGNHYVYHVIKTGDVYVGAWVDAKKLMIPLQLIDLGSNGAALLTSERLEPMSHGELIAQKGIHLALTNQAYTLSGTNADYLVMGEPSKKGNFYLFALIPEETALEKLPYLQRISSIISIGAIVFLLIFVFYMRKVFLLPINRIILAMRKLGDGRWNSQIDHYPTSTEFSMMNETYNRMITEIQHLKINVYEEKLMHQQAELKHLQLQINPHFFLNSLNIVYNLATVKDFKLIQEMTKCLVAYFRFMFRSTSYLVTLKDELLHTQNYLRIQELRFPGILSYQIEAPEAVLSLQIPPLVIQTMVENSIKHAVNMDEQIRIDIRVNTQEDEENQWVVIHIEDTGAGFPDPILELLKSNMDLTSDEGEHIGIWNVKRRLHLLYADKAAIDFYNEAGKGACVRIRIPANVPPTGGE